In one Epinephelus moara isolate mb chromosome 6, YSFRI_EMoa_1.0, whole genome shotgun sequence genomic region, the following are encoded:
- the LOC126391488 gene encoding DENN domain-containing protein 4B-like isoform X3 — MTEEKCPQLVDYFVVAGLDPAGDWKPLDEDGKTCSSSSSTSSSSTSSGRAVESVTDLAVIARGLGEEVPEGFTCIERTLGGHSAELSAGLINNPHLYLCYRRGRDKPPILDLGVLYEGKEQLKQGWYVIETTPYSRSASLSTGGGPTAHRVFLTYRRALDSQGLHTLGVTDIALLLPSKGEVAPHTFCRVDKNLNTGMWGPALYVCYKRAVAKANALVYKASLISRYPEEDLESFPLPESVPVFCLPMGVTVESWPLNTKYQLPVFSTFVLTSASGDKVYGAAIQFYESFPRELLSERQSVRLGLLSVVDRRPITNRSLQVKKSICVLSHWPFFTVFQKFLTFIYRYSISGPHVLPLEKHVSSFMHNVPFPSPQRPRILVQLSPYDNLLLCQPVSSPLPLSGASFLKLLQNLGPENACTLLLAVLTEHKLLLHSLRPDVLTSVSEALVSMSFPLRWLCPYIPLCPLQMADVLLAPMPFIVGVHSSYFDLYDPPADVVCVDLDTNTIFQSEDKKPLSWRSLPRKHGKMLFNTLTNLHKTLEKICTPGQEEATLEFLLTDYDQIYRSQKQLELEIQEAFLRFMSCLLRGYRTFLLPITQAPSDTTTDCSSLFNLQGFLKSRDRTQQKIYSQLTRTQMFTQFIEECSFVSDRHACLEFFDECVQKVDVEKPEDVRLIDLDETHSGEHTVFIMPPEEPQEPDGSECPALYSYETFPTLKPELFDRPQDQLRVPAKGSAPSSPAPRRTKQEIKLAQKRAQKYSTVPDMWSKCLLGHCYGLWFIYLPTFVRAESAKVRALHTAYDVLKHMENRKVVLPDEVCYRILMQLCGQYGQPVLAVRVLLEMKKAGITPNTITYGYYNKAVLESKWPSTNQGGRLRWAKLRNVLLAVAQFRQPIKRRQKSGSVGSRGETMMDLDQRPRPQSTLIRQSSWSGLSESSSHESLTGSLVKSNSLNSMKAPADKLKLCKKTILRNAGTNGCGDAVSRKPPIGRRDTSTPPPMPPGGVLVRRSQVCLSTFYKECAESADSEPDCCQPAERDGRPAGTRDSSGRNKVVDENYNNVSSPSRGGLAGKLQQLLTPTRHRVSVRRAASVDDRRPGGGGGGGGGIGRRVSEQRQSRKAQVAETLLKAKDRLVSATSESSLSVGSDLDLTDTPSPAYPLRRSWDANQEATGLEVLMSSCSLCRSCNSLVYDEEIMAGWTSDDSNLNSSCPFCCASFVPFLNAEICDLGPVSSAERTNWNMEDEVESAVRPPSAQEASLRHQCNGLSEDSSSETSSYSENSRTTTGSSVGGTPQVAVAYLSPLVLRKELESLLENEGEAVLAQPQFLDNHSIIFWNLVWYFQRLGLPNNLLQLVKASPLVSQFTQAENSAVRVRLLWDTLTPDTDQWPPLYVLWRIHSSSTSLLCPPPGGVPMRSYSWRKHNHPFTLAFLEEVLRWVGMNEVHKAVTLFLDTLAKEPGSAWTQRSLYREFLFLTLAAMGKDHVAAFDKKYKAAYSRLSSTLGREELRKKRAQPPSPKAVDCRRSFHPPLEC, encoded by the exons GGTTCTGTATGAGGGGAAGGAGCAGCTGAAGCAGGGCTGGTACGTCATCGAGACGACGCCCTACAGCCGCTCAGCCAGCCTGAGCACCGGCGGCGGCCCCACAGCTCACCGTGTGTTCCTGACGTACCGGCGGGCTCTGGACTCGCAGGGCCTCCACACGCTGGGCGTCACCGACATCGCCCTCCTGCTGCCCAGCAAAGGAGAGGTCGCCCCGCACACCTTCTGCAGAGTCGACAAGAACCTCAACACCGGCATG TGGGGTCCGGCTCTGTACGTGTGCTACAAGAGAGCTGTGGCCAAAGCCAACGCCCTCGTCTACAAAGCCA GTCTGATCAGCCGGTACCCGGAGGAGGACCTGGAGTCGTTTCCTCTGCCGGAGTCGGTGCCGGTCTTCTGTCTGCCGATGGGCGTCACCGTGGAGAGCTGGCCTCTGAACACCAAGTACCAGCTGCCCGTCTTCTCCACCTTCGTCCTCACCTCCGCCTCTGGGGACAAG GTTTACGGAGCAGCCATCCAGTTCTACGAGTCGTTCCCCAGGGAGCTGCTGTCGGAGCGGCAGAGCGTGAGGCTCGGCCTGCTCAGCGTGGTCGACCGGCGGCCGATCACCAACCGCAGCCTGCAGGTGAAGAAGAGCATCTGCGTCCTCTCCCACTGGCCCTTCTTCACTGTCTTCCAGAAGTTCCTCACCTTCATCTACAGATACTCCATCTCCGGACCTCACGTCCTGCCGCTCGAAAA aCACGTCTCCAGCTTCATGCACAACGTCCCGTTTCCTTCCCCACAGCGACCTCGCATCCTCGTTCAG CTCTCTCCGTACGACAACCTGCTGCTCTGCCAGCCGGTCTCCTCTCCGCTCCCACTCAG TGGTGCGAGCTtcctgaagctgctgcagaACCTCGGTCCAGAGAACGCCTGCACGCTGCTGCTCGCCGTCCTCACCgaacacaaactgctgctgcactCACTGCGCCCCGACGTCCTCACCTCCGTCAGCGAGGCCCTCGTCTCT ATGAGTTTCCCGCTGCGCTGGCTCTGTCCCTACATCCCTCTGTGTCCGCTGCAGATGGCCGACGTGCTGCTGGCGCCGATGCCCTTCATTGTGGGCGTCCACTCCAGTTACTTCGACCTGTACGACCCCCCCGCTGATGTGGTGTGTGTCGACCTGGACACCAACACCATCTTCCA GTCAGAGGACAAGAagccgttgtcatggcgatCATTACCCAGGAAGCACGGCAAGATGCTGTTCAACACCCTGACTAACCTCCACAAGACCCTGGAGAAAA TTTGCACTCCCGGTCAGGAGGAGGCGACGCTGGAGTTCCTGTTGACGGACTACGATCAGATCTACAGGAGTCAGAAGCAGCTGGAGCTGGAGATCCAGGAGGCGTTCCTTCGCTTCATGAGCTGCCTGCTGCGAGGATACAGAACCTTCCTGCTGCCCATCACCCAGGCGCCGTCAGACACCACCACCGACTGCAGCTCCCTCTTTAACCTGCAGG GTTTCCTGAAGTCTCGTGATCGAACGCAGCAGAAGATCTACAGTCAGCTGACGAGGACTCAGATGTTCACGCAGTTCATCGAGGAGTGCTCCTTCGTCAGCGACCGGCACGCCTGCCTCGAGTTCTTTGACGAGTGCGTCCAGAAG GTGGACGTGGAGAAGCCGGAGGATGTGAGGCTGATCGATCTGGACGAGACTCACAGCGGAGAACACACCGTCTTCATCATGCCGCCTGAGGAACCGCAGGAACCTGACGGGTCCGAGTGCCCCGCCCTCTACAG TTATGAAACCTTCCCCACACTGAAGCCGGAGCTGTTTGACCGGCCTCAGGACCAGCTGAGGGTCCCAGCCAAGGGCAGCGCCCCCAGTAGCCCCGCCCCCCGCCGCACCAAGCAG GAGATCAAGTTGGCCCAGAAGCGAGCTCAGAAGTACTCCACGGTGCCGGACATGTGGTCCAAGTGCCTGCTGGGTCACTGTTACGGCCTCTGGTTCATCTACCTGCCCACTTTCGTGCGGGCGGAGAGCGCGAAGGTGCGCGCTCTGCACACGGCCTACGACGTCCTCAAACACATGGAGAACCGCAAGGTGGTGCTGCCAGATGAG gtgTGTTACAGGATCCTGATGCAGCTGTGCGGTCAGTACGGTCAGCCGGTCCTCGCCGTACGGGTCCTGCTGGAGATGAAGAAGGCTGGAATCACACCCAACACCATCACCTACGGATACTACAACAAG gcAGTGCTGGAGAGCAAGTGGCCGTCCACCAATCAGGGAGGACGTCTCCGCTGGGCCAAGCTAAGGAACGTGCTGTTGGCTGTGGCCCAGTTCAGACAGCCAATCAAACGGCGTCAGAAGAGCGGCTCTGTGGGGTCACGAGGAG AAACGATGATGGACTTGGATCAGAGGCCCCGCCCCCAGTCGACTCTGATTCGTCAGTCCAGTTGGAGCGGTCTGTCAGAAAGCTCCAGCCACGAGTCTCTGACGGGCTCGCTGGTGAAGAGCAACAGTCTGAACAGCATGAAGGCGCCGGCTGACA AGTTGAAGCTCTGCAAGAAGACCATCCTCCGCAACGCAGGGACCAATGGCTGCGGTGACGCAGTCTCCCGTAAGCCTCCGATTGGACGCAGAGACACCTCCACTCCACCTCCAATGCCCCCCGGTGGTGTTCTAGTGCGGCGGAGTCAAGTCTGCCTCTCCACCTTCTACAAAGAGTGTGCAGAGTCAGCCGACTCCGAGCCAGACTGCTGTCAGCCAGCAGAGAGAGACGGCAG ACCTGCCGGGACTCGAGACTCGTCCGGCAGAAATAAAGTCGTAGACGAGAACTACAACAACGTCTCCTCCCCGAGCCGAGGAGGTCTGGCAGGGAAACTCCAGCAGCTTCTCACTCCGACAAGACATCGAGTGTCTGTTCGACGAGCCGCCAGCGTTGACGACCGGCGgccaggaggagggggaggaggaggaggagggatagGACGAAGAGTGTCTGAACAGAGGCAGTCCAGGAAAGCTCAAGTGGCGGAAACACTGCTGAAGGCCAAAGACAGGCTGGTCAGCGCTACCTCAGAG AGTTCATTGTCTGTAGGAAGTGACCTCGACTTGACGGACACGCCCAGTCCCGCCTATCCTCTGCGCCGGTCGTGGGACGCCAACCAAGAGGCGACGGGGCTCGAG GTGTTGATGTccagctgctctctgtgtcgcaGCTGTAACTCGTTAGTCTATGACGAGGAGATCATGGCTGGCTGGACGTCAGACGACTCCAACCTGAACTCGTCCTGCCCGTTCTGCTGCGCTTCCTTCGTGCCCTTCCTGAACGCCGAGATCTGTGACCTCGGACCTGTCAGCAG TGCGGAGCGCACCAACTGGAACATGGAGGATGAGGTGGAGAGCGCAGTGAGGCCCCCCAGTGCTCAAGAGGCCTCCCTGCGACACCAGTGTAACGGTCTGAGTGAGGACTCCAGCTCCGAGACCAGCAGCTACTCTGAGAACAGCAGAACCACCACG GGTTCGTCAGTGGGCGGCACCCCTCAGGTGGCGGTGGCCTACCTGAGCCCTCTGGTCCTGAGGAAGGAGCTGGAGAGTCTGCTGGAGAACGAGGGCGAGGCGGTCCTGGCCCAGCCTCAGTTCCTGGACAACCACTCCATCATCTTCTGGAACCTGGTGTGGTACTTCCAGCGCCTCGGTCTGCCCAATAACCTGCTGCAGCTGGTCAAAGCCTCGCCACTGGTCAGCCAGTTCACACAG gcaGAGAACTCAGCAGTGAGGGTGAGGCTCCTCTGGGACACCCTGACCCCTGACACAGACCAGTGGCCCCCCCTCTACGTCCTCTGGAGGATCCACA gctcctccacctccctcctctgtcctccaccAGGTGGCGTCCCGATGAGAAGCTACAGCTGGCGGAAACACAACCACCCGTTCACGCTGGCCTTCTTGGAGGAGGTGCTGCGCTGGGTCGGCATGAACGAGGTGCACAAAGCCGTCACCCTTTTCCTGGACACACTGGCCAAAGAGCCGGGCTCCGCCTGGACGCAGAG gAGTTTGTACAGAGAgttcctcttcctcactctgGCAGCTATGGGCAAAGATCACGTCG CTGCGTTCGATAAGAAGTACAAGGCGGCGTACTCTCGGCTCAGCAGCACTCTGGGTCGAGAAGAGCTCCGCAAGAAGCGAGCTCAGCCTCCCAGCCCAAAAGCCGTCGACTGCAGACGCAGCTTCCACCCGCCGCTCGAATGCTGA
- the LOC126391488 gene encoding DENN domain-containing protein 4B-like isoform X1, which translates to MLYPSDTSAATDSELQDNGGQTDGMTEEKCPQLVDYFVVAGLDPAGDWKPLDEDGKTCSSSSSTSSSSTSSGRAVESVTDLAVIARGLGEEVPEGFTCIERTLGGHSAELSAGLINNPHLYLCYRRGRDKPPILDLGVLYEGKEQLKQGWYVIETTPYSRSASLSTGGGPTAHRVFLTYRRALDSQGLHTLGVTDIALLLPSKGEVAPHTFCRVDKNLNTGMWGPALYVCYKRAVAKANALVYKASLISRYPEEDLESFPLPESVPVFCLPMGVTVESWPLNTKYQLPVFSTFVLTSASGDKVYGAAIQFYESFPRELLSERQSVRLGLLSVVDRRPITNRSLQVKKSICVLSHWPFFTVFQKFLTFIYRYSISGPHVLPLEKHVSSFMHNVPFPSPQRPRILVQLSPYDNLLLCQPVSSPLPLSGASFLKLLQNLGPENACTLLLAVLTEHKLLLHSLRPDVLTSVSEALVSMSFPLRWLCPYIPLCPLQMADVLLAPMPFIVGVHSSYFDLYDPPADVVCVDLDTNTIFQSEDKKPLSWRSLPRKHGKMLFNTLTNLHKTLEKICTPGQEEATLEFLLTDYDQIYRSQKQLELEIQEAFLRFMSCLLRGYRTFLLPITQAPSDTTTDCSSLFNLQGFLKSRDRTQQKIYSQLTRTQMFTQFIEECSFVSDRHACLEFFDECVQKVDVEKPEDVRLIDLDETHSGEHTVFIMPPEEPQEPDGSECPALYSYETFPTLKPELFDRPQDQLRVPAKGSAPSSPAPRRTKQEIKLAQKRAQKYSTVPDMWSKCLLGHCYGLWFIYLPTFVRAESAKVRALHTAYDVLKHMENRKVVLPDEVCYRILMQLCGQYGQPVLAVRVLLEMKKAGITPNTITYGYYNKAVLESKWPSTNQGGRLRWAKLRNVLLAVAQFRQPIKRRQKSGSVGSRGETMMDLDQRPRPQSTLIRQSSWSGLSESSSHESLTGSLVKSNSLNSMKAPADKLKLCKKTILRNAGTNGCGDAVSRKPPIGRRDTSTPPPMPPGGVLVRRSQVCLSTFYKECAESADSEPDCCQPAERDGRPAGTRDSSGRNKVVDENYNNVSSPSRGGLAGKLQQLLTPTRHRVSVRRAASVDDRRPGGGGGGGGGIGRRVSEQRQSRKAQVAETLLKAKDRLVSATSESSLSVGSDLDLTDTPSPAYPLRRSWDANQEATGLEVLMSSCSLCRSCNSLVYDEEIMAGWTSDDSNLNSSCPFCCASFVPFLNAEICDLGPVSSAERTNWNMEDEVESAVRPPSAQEASLRHQCNGLSEDSSSETSSYSENSRTTTGSSVGGTPQVAVAYLSPLVLRKELESLLENEGEAVLAQPQFLDNHSIIFWNLVWYFQRLGLPNNLLQLVKASPLVSQFTQAENSAVRVRLLWDTLTPDTDQWPPLYVLWRIHSSSTSLLCPPPGGVPMRSYSWRKHNHPFTLAFLEEVLRWVGMNEVHKAVTLFLDTLAKEPGSAWTQRSLYREFLFLTLAAMGKDHVAAFDKKYKAAYSRLSSTLGREELRKKRAQPPSPKAVDCRRSFHPPLEC; encoded by the exons GGTTCTGTATGAGGGGAAGGAGCAGCTGAAGCAGGGCTGGTACGTCATCGAGACGACGCCCTACAGCCGCTCAGCCAGCCTGAGCACCGGCGGCGGCCCCACAGCTCACCGTGTGTTCCTGACGTACCGGCGGGCTCTGGACTCGCAGGGCCTCCACACGCTGGGCGTCACCGACATCGCCCTCCTGCTGCCCAGCAAAGGAGAGGTCGCCCCGCACACCTTCTGCAGAGTCGACAAGAACCTCAACACCGGCATG TGGGGTCCGGCTCTGTACGTGTGCTACAAGAGAGCTGTGGCCAAAGCCAACGCCCTCGTCTACAAAGCCA GTCTGATCAGCCGGTACCCGGAGGAGGACCTGGAGTCGTTTCCTCTGCCGGAGTCGGTGCCGGTCTTCTGTCTGCCGATGGGCGTCACCGTGGAGAGCTGGCCTCTGAACACCAAGTACCAGCTGCCCGTCTTCTCCACCTTCGTCCTCACCTCCGCCTCTGGGGACAAG GTTTACGGAGCAGCCATCCAGTTCTACGAGTCGTTCCCCAGGGAGCTGCTGTCGGAGCGGCAGAGCGTGAGGCTCGGCCTGCTCAGCGTGGTCGACCGGCGGCCGATCACCAACCGCAGCCTGCAGGTGAAGAAGAGCATCTGCGTCCTCTCCCACTGGCCCTTCTTCACTGTCTTCCAGAAGTTCCTCACCTTCATCTACAGATACTCCATCTCCGGACCTCACGTCCTGCCGCTCGAAAA aCACGTCTCCAGCTTCATGCACAACGTCCCGTTTCCTTCCCCACAGCGACCTCGCATCCTCGTTCAG CTCTCTCCGTACGACAACCTGCTGCTCTGCCAGCCGGTCTCCTCTCCGCTCCCACTCAG TGGTGCGAGCTtcctgaagctgctgcagaACCTCGGTCCAGAGAACGCCTGCACGCTGCTGCTCGCCGTCCTCACCgaacacaaactgctgctgcactCACTGCGCCCCGACGTCCTCACCTCCGTCAGCGAGGCCCTCGTCTCT ATGAGTTTCCCGCTGCGCTGGCTCTGTCCCTACATCCCTCTGTGTCCGCTGCAGATGGCCGACGTGCTGCTGGCGCCGATGCCCTTCATTGTGGGCGTCCACTCCAGTTACTTCGACCTGTACGACCCCCCCGCTGATGTGGTGTGTGTCGACCTGGACACCAACACCATCTTCCA GTCAGAGGACAAGAagccgttgtcatggcgatCATTACCCAGGAAGCACGGCAAGATGCTGTTCAACACCCTGACTAACCTCCACAAGACCCTGGAGAAAA TTTGCACTCCCGGTCAGGAGGAGGCGACGCTGGAGTTCCTGTTGACGGACTACGATCAGATCTACAGGAGTCAGAAGCAGCTGGAGCTGGAGATCCAGGAGGCGTTCCTTCGCTTCATGAGCTGCCTGCTGCGAGGATACAGAACCTTCCTGCTGCCCATCACCCAGGCGCCGTCAGACACCACCACCGACTGCAGCTCCCTCTTTAACCTGCAGG GTTTCCTGAAGTCTCGTGATCGAACGCAGCAGAAGATCTACAGTCAGCTGACGAGGACTCAGATGTTCACGCAGTTCATCGAGGAGTGCTCCTTCGTCAGCGACCGGCACGCCTGCCTCGAGTTCTTTGACGAGTGCGTCCAGAAG GTGGACGTGGAGAAGCCGGAGGATGTGAGGCTGATCGATCTGGACGAGACTCACAGCGGAGAACACACCGTCTTCATCATGCCGCCTGAGGAACCGCAGGAACCTGACGGGTCCGAGTGCCCCGCCCTCTACAG TTATGAAACCTTCCCCACACTGAAGCCGGAGCTGTTTGACCGGCCTCAGGACCAGCTGAGGGTCCCAGCCAAGGGCAGCGCCCCCAGTAGCCCCGCCCCCCGCCGCACCAAGCAG GAGATCAAGTTGGCCCAGAAGCGAGCTCAGAAGTACTCCACGGTGCCGGACATGTGGTCCAAGTGCCTGCTGGGTCACTGTTACGGCCTCTGGTTCATCTACCTGCCCACTTTCGTGCGGGCGGAGAGCGCGAAGGTGCGCGCTCTGCACACGGCCTACGACGTCCTCAAACACATGGAGAACCGCAAGGTGGTGCTGCCAGATGAG gtgTGTTACAGGATCCTGATGCAGCTGTGCGGTCAGTACGGTCAGCCGGTCCTCGCCGTACGGGTCCTGCTGGAGATGAAGAAGGCTGGAATCACACCCAACACCATCACCTACGGATACTACAACAAG gcAGTGCTGGAGAGCAAGTGGCCGTCCACCAATCAGGGAGGACGTCTCCGCTGGGCCAAGCTAAGGAACGTGCTGTTGGCTGTGGCCCAGTTCAGACAGCCAATCAAACGGCGTCAGAAGAGCGGCTCTGTGGGGTCACGAGGAG AAACGATGATGGACTTGGATCAGAGGCCCCGCCCCCAGTCGACTCTGATTCGTCAGTCCAGTTGGAGCGGTCTGTCAGAAAGCTCCAGCCACGAGTCTCTGACGGGCTCGCTGGTGAAGAGCAACAGTCTGAACAGCATGAAGGCGCCGGCTGACA AGTTGAAGCTCTGCAAGAAGACCATCCTCCGCAACGCAGGGACCAATGGCTGCGGTGACGCAGTCTCCCGTAAGCCTCCGATTGGACGCAGAGACACCTCCACTCCACCTCCAATGCCCCCCGGTGGTGTTCTAGTGCGGCGGAGTCAAGTCTGCCTCTCCACCTTCTACAAAGAGTGTGCAGAGTCAGCCGACTCCGAGCCAGACTGCTGTCAGCCAGCAGAGAGAGACGGCAG ACCTGCCGGGACTCGAGACTCGTCCGGCAGAAATAAAGTCGTAGACGAGAACTACAACAACGTCTCCTCCCCGAGCCGAGGAGGTCTGGCAGGGAAACTCCAGCAGCTTCTCACTCCGACAAGACATCGAGTGTCTGTTCGACGAGCCGCCAGCGTTGACGACCGGCGgccaggaggagggggaggaggaggaggagggatagGACGAAGAGTGTCTGAACAGAGGCAGTCCAGGAAAGCTCAAGTGGCGGAAACACTGCTGAAGGCCAAAGACAGGCTGGTCAGCGCTACCTCAGAG AGTTCATTGTCTGTAGGAAGTGACCTCGACTTGACGGACACGCCCAGTCCCGCCTATCCTCTGCGCCGGTCGTGGGACGCCAACCAAGAGGCGACGGGGCTCGAG GTGTTGATGTccagctgctctctgtgtcgcaGCTGTAACTCGTTAGTCTATGACGAGGAGATCATGGCTGGCTGGACGTCAGACGACTCCAACCTGAACTCGTCCTGCCCGTTCTGCTGCGCTTCCTTCGTGCCCTTCCTGAACGCCGAGATCTGTGACCTCGGACCTGTCAGCAG TGCGGAGCGCACCAACTGGAACATGGAGGATGAGGTGGAGAGCGCAGTGAGGCCCCCCAGTGCTCAAGAGGCCTCCCTGCGACACCAGTGTAACGGTCTGAGTGAGGACTCCAGCTCCGAGACCAGCAGCTACTCTGAGAACAGCAGAACCACCACG GGTTCGTCAGTGGGCGGCACCCCTCAGGTGGCGGTGGCCTACCTGAGCCCTCTGGTCCTGAGGAAGGAGCTGGAGAGTCTGCTGGAGAACGAGGGCGAGGCGGTCCTGGCCCAGCCTCAGTTCCTGGACAACCACTCCATCATCTTCTGGAACCTGGTGTGGTACTTCCAGCGCCTCGGTCTGCCCAATAACCTGCTGCAGCTGGTCAAAGCCTCGCCACTGGTCAGCCAGTTCACACAG gcaGAGAACTCAGCAGTGAGGGTGAGGCTCCTCTGGGACACCCTGACCCCTGACACAGACCAGTGGCCCCCCCTCTACGTCCTCTGGAGGATCCACA gctcctccacctccctcctctgtcctccaccAGGTGGCGTCCCGATGAGAAGCTACAGCTGGCGGAAACACAACCACCCGTTCACGCTGGCCTTCTTGGAGGAGGTGCTGCGCTGGGTCGGCATGAACGAGGTGCACAAAGCCGTCACCCTTTTCCTGGACACACTGGCCAAAGAGCCGGGCTCCGCCTGGACGCAGAG gAGTTTGTACAGAGAgttcctcttcctcactctgGCAGCTATGGGCAAAGATCACGTCG CTGCGTTCGATAAGAAGTACAAGGCGGCGTACTCTCGGCTCAGCAGCACTCTGGGTCGAGAAGAGCTCCGCAAGAAGCGAGCTCAGCCTCCCAGCCCAAAAGCCGTCGACTGCAGACGCAGCTTCCACCCGCCGCTCGAATGCTGA